A genomic window from Lycium barbarum isolate Lr01 chromosome 4, ASM1917538v2, whole genome shotgun sequence includes:
- the LOC132635615 gene encoding aspartyl protease AED1-like, with amino-acid sequence MAWRYKHIPTCFFLMYYLTVVTILGETLSATAHSQVKPKPNCQRSSSGPIIESHNSERVSRFEPCSPNANQMKTPPSGKHLSRNQTRDRSKNKKLNRQRYGNSPLDNGLDQIDSDYVWFTVTISLGTPQQNYNLIADTGSHLTWVRCQPCFQGCTSNDPLYDPSKSLCKDTISDPFNVTYADNSFTKGIWGCDTLTIDDLGRIMNFNFGCGQENVERDNFVGAAGILGLGKGEFSLTSQSDASIQMFSYFVPENSRDGNLHFGDKARNIFNTCNSNPFTPLVEGDDPVKYYLDLVGISVDGNKLDVSSTKFTSGGTIIDSGTIITRLPQEVYTALSGAIRQSMSNYTSLEHVDGLLDTCYHLEGNEPFVLPEIKFHFGEESTIDVTLSNSGTIWKKNDTVNCLAFAATESINSNSIIGIVPQRGFNVLYDLEGERIGFGRSCAS; translated from the exons ATGGCTTGGAGGTATAAACATATTCCTACATGTTTCTTTTTGATGTATTACCTAACAGTTGTGACTATTCTTGGAGAAACACTCTCAGCAACAGCTCACTCTCAGGTGAAGCCAAAACCCAACTGCCAGAGGTCTAGCTCAG GTCCAATAATTGAATCGCACAATTCGGAAAGAGTTTCTAGATTTGAACCTTGCTCTCCAAATGCTAATCAAATGAAAACTCCACCATCTGGAAAACATCTAAGCAGGAATCAAACTCGAGAtcgttcaaaaaataaaaaactaaatcGCCAACGTTATGGTAATAGTCCTCTTGATAATGGACTTGATCAAATTGATTCTGATTATGTTTGGTTTACTGTGACGATAAGTCTTGGCACACCACAACAAAATTATAACTTAATCGCGGATACTGGTAGCCATTTGACTTGGGTACGTTGCCAACCTTGTTTCCAAGGTTGCACATCAAATGATCCTTTGTATGATCCTTCAAAATCATTGTGCAAAGATACAATATCAGATCCCTTTAATGTCACTTATGCTGATAACTCGTTTACAAAAGGTATTTGGGGATGTGATACTCTCACTATAGATGATCTTGGTAGAATAATGAACTTTAATTTTGGTTGTGGCCAAGAAAATGTCGAGAGAGACAATTTTGTTGGTGCAGCTGGAATTCTTGGACTTGGCAAAGGAGAGTTCTCTTTGACATCTCAAAGTGATGCATCAATACAAATGTTCAGCTATTTTGTCCCAGAAAATAGTCGTGATGGGAATTTACATTTTGGGGATAAAGCCAGGAATATATTTAACACTTGTAATTCAAACCCATTTACGCCATTGGTAGAAGGCGATGATCCAGTAAAGTACTATCTTGACCTAGTTGGTATAAGTGTAGATGGAAATAAACTCGATGTCTCATCTACAAAATTCACATCTGGAGGTACAATTATCGACAGTGGAACGATCATCACTCGATTGCCACAGGAGGTATACACTGCACTTAGTGGTGCTATTAGACAGTCCATGTCTAATTACACATCATTAGAACATGTCGATGGCCTCCTAGACACCTGCTATCACTTAGAGGGAAACGAACCATTTGTGCTACCAGAGATTAAATTCCATTTTGGAGAAGAGAGTACTATTGATGTGACTTTGTCAAACAGTGGAActatatggaagaaaaatgaTACAGTAAATTGTTTGGCTTTTGCTGCAACGGAAAGCATTAATAGTAATAGCATTATTGGTATCGTTCCACAACGTGGATTCAATGTGCTTTATGATTTGGAAGGGGAAAGGATTGGATTTGGCCGTAGTTGTGCTAGCTAG